The DNA window AAACCATAATTGTACAAACTTGCCAGGGCCTTGTAATTTATCGCATTTGCCAGGGGTAAATAGCCCTATAGCCCGTTTAAATGGAATTTCTGCGGGGTGGGGGATGAAAAACGTATTTTATCAGGACGGTACAAACCCCAGTGGCAACTGGTTTTTAGGAGATTATGGCCATACCCTGCTCTTTGGCGCGCCGCATACCGGGAACGCGTTACCTATTAATCCTACCATGACCCCGCGTCAGGCGTGGAGCCTGGATAAGAAAATTGATGATGGCAAGCCAGCGCAAGGTACGATTGTGACACGCACCGCTGATTATAACCCTGTGGAAAATTGCACCGTAGAATTTGAAGGAAGCGAAAACCCCAGCGACCTTAATGACTTGGATGCTGCTTATAAATTATCAGAAGACGGAATTGCGTGTAATTTTATGCTGCGGCGTCTATTTCAATAGCTATTTCATTCATATCTTTTGACAATCATTTGAATACCCTGCATAGCTTAATGATAAAAAATATTATGAGGCATGCATGTATTTTTCTTTTACTACGGTTATACACAAAAACCGAAATATAACTGTACTCCCGAAGAACAGCGCAGAATCAGGATTTACAATACTTGAAATAAGTATTGTACTCTCAGTTCTGGCATTATTAACCGGCGCTATATTGGCGGGAAAATCGCTAATTGGTAACGCAGAAATTAAAACCGTAGTGCAACAGGCGGGGCAATTCTCGCTGGTGACAAATCAGTTTTATACCGAATATAAA is part of the Alphaproteobacteria bacterium genome and encodes:
- a CDS encoding prepilin-type N-terminal cleavage/methylation domain-containing protein; translated protein: MAQGINRLRAGFTILEMSIVLSVLALIIGGVLAGKALIDNAEIKNVVQQAGQLSLATNQFYVEYQKYPGDMDNATQFWGEAHPNASTCKQMDKTDMRETCDGDGDGIIDQGNYELFLVWQQLKNANYIDGSYSGTANHNCTNLPGPCNLSHLPGVNSPIARLNGISAGWGMKNVFYQDGTNPSGNWFLGDYGHTLLFGAPHTGNALPINPTMTPRQAWSLDKKIDDGKPAQGTIVTRTADYNPVENCTVEFEGSENPSDLNDLDAAYKLSEDGIACNFMLRRLFQ